From Drosophila suzukii chromosome 2R, CBGP_Dsuzu_IsoJpt1.0, whole genome shotgun sequence, a single genomic window includes:
- the sona gene encoding A disintegrin and metalloproteinase with thrombospondin motifs like isoform X3 gives MSSTLVLITALLLASTICQALPDLHKQMSPEQLQSVFHVDTHDAVPHYELVQLLHHENHNYNHQRRRRSIGERVKVNAAPPPHHVKKDLSKNAYYSELKHEAMSSGGNHLFGPEVSAIKSHNVSFSAFGQHLNLSLRATQGLFKGAPHQLRMWTVGSEPNATHGLDLQEIAHEEHHRNDVGEVFQDEKNMAAILMRRHMETGDLIMEGSIGHDLVIKPLPHELSPNPEESHHIIYKREASAAEDQLSDFAFMEPDDLLASEKLERLQRRQRRSRRSAPSSPDFEDLNDEDEGALETEPQVSESRTRSRRQAPYIIYPEVLVIVDYDGYRLHGGDNLQVKRYFISFWNGVDLRYRLLKGPRIRISIAGIIISRGRDATPYLERNRVGRDAIDSAAALTDMGKYLFRERRLPVYDIAVAITKLDMCRRTSAYGECNRGTAGFAYVGGACVVNKRLEKVNSVAIIEDTGGFSGIIVAAHEVGHLLGAVHDGSPPPSYLGGPGAQRCRWEDGYIMSDLRHTERGFRWSACTVQSFHHFLNGDTATCLHNAPHEDSALGRSLPGTLLSLDAQCRRDRGTYACFKDERVCAQLFCFDAQTGYCVAYRPAAEGSACGNGYHCLDGRCTPLPSNIIPDYGHNYRLVYNQINNKKDSAEDIENSSEETESQEDENESNEDQDEGNTSSEEQEANQQDNKIEQSSAAGAAAVTSTTTAKTTTTTVRTTTTTVRPKSKKSFGYLHRSLPERQWTGPDNGVLVTTRISSSVSSSSSSGSGNTNDDPTATSTPKPRTTTTQTPNLFQLYTHELRKQIEYYLHMLQTQQHATKLQPEQQQQQSQQQQSIVEIPLVQKRLTNYSVTSSSSSSSNNNGAKQQPPNKDENQRQQQQQQQQHLQEQQQLQDGLPDEENEATAGIQSNEAIERQKLVNWKLFPF, from the exons TTGCACAAACAAATGTCGCCGGAGCAGCTGCAGTCAGTCTTCCACGTGGACACCCACGATGCAGTGCCGCACTATGAGCTCGTTCAGCTGTTGCACCATGAAAACCACAACTACAACCaccagcggcggcggcggagcATCGGCGAGAGGGTAAAGGTCAACGCCGCACCGCCGCCCCACCACGTGAAAAAGGATCTCAGCAAGAATGCCTACTACAGCGAGCTGAAGCACGAGGCCATGTCCTCGGGCGGCAATCACCTGTTCGGACCGGAAGTGAGTGCCATCAAGTCGCACAACGTGTCCTTCAGCGCCTTCGGCCAGCACCTGAACCTCAGCCTGCGCGCCACCCAAGGACTCTTCAAAGGCGCGCCCCATCAGTTGCGCATGTGGACGGTGGGCAGCGAGCCCAACGCCACCCACGGACTGGACCTCCAGGAAATCGCCCACGAAGAG CATCACAGGAACGACGTGGGGGAAGTCTTTCAGGATGAGAAGAATATGGCTGCGATCTTGATGCGGCGCCACATGGAAACTGGCGACCTGATAATG GAGGGTAGTATCGGTCATGATCTGGTGATTAAGCCCCTGCCACACGAACTGAGTCCCAATCCCGAGGAGTCCCACCACATCATCTACAAACGGGAGGCCTCCGCTGCAGAAGACCAACTGAGTGACTTTG CCTTCATGGAACCTGATGATCTGCTGGCCAGCGAAAAGCTCGAGAGGTTGCAGCGCCGTCAGCGTCGCAGTCGACGCAGTGCGCCCAGTAGTCCCGACTTCGAGGATCTCAACGACGAGGACGAAGGAGCCCTGGAGACGGAACCCCAAGTCTCGGAATCCCGGACTCGATCCCGCCGCCAGGCCCCGTACATCATCTATCCCGAGGTCTTGGTTATCGTCGATTACGATGGCTATCGGCTGCATGGCGGCGATAATTTGCAG GTTAAGCGATACTTCATCTCGTTCTGGAACGGAGTGGATCTGCGCTATCGCCTGCTTAAGGGTCCAAGAATACGTATCAGCATTGCCGGCATTATCATTTCGAGG GGTCGTGATGCTACTCCCTATCTGGAACGTAATCGAGTGGGTCGGGATGCCATCGATTCGGCTGCTGCTCTCACGGACATGGGAAAATATCTGTTCCGCGAACGAAGACTGCCGGTCTACGATATTGCCGTTGCCATAACCAA ACTCGATATGTGCCGTCGCACCTCCGCTTATGGTGAATGTAATCGCGGTACCGCAG GCTTCGCTTACGTCGGTGGCGCATGCGTGGTGAACAAGCGACTGGAAAAGGTGAACAGCGTGGCCATCATCGAAGATACCGGCGGTTTCAGCGGCATTATCGTGGCTGCCCATGAGGTCGGACATCT GTTGGGAGCGGTGCATGACGGTTCGCCACCGCCCAGTTACTTGGGTGGACCAGGAGCCCAGCGGTGTCGCTGGGAGGATGGCTACATCATGTCCGATCTGCGTCACACGGAGCGGGGTTTCAGATGGTCCGCCTGCACGGTGCAGAGCTTCCACCACTTCCTGAA TGGAGATACGGCCACCTGCCTGCACAATGCCCCGCACGAGGACAGCGCCCTGGGTAGATCCTTGCCGGGAACCCTGCTCTCGCTAGACGCCCAGTGCCGCAGGGATCGGGGAACATATGCCTGTTTCAAAGACGAGCGAGTGTGTGCCCAGCTCTTCTGCTTCGACGCCCAGACGGGATACTGCGTGGCCTACAGACCTGCGGCAGAGGGTTCGGCCTGCGGTAATGGATAC CACTGTCTGGATGGTCGATGCACACCACTGCCCTCGAATATCATTCCCGATTACGGACACAACTATCGTTTGGTCTACAA TCAAATCAACAACAAGAAAGATTCTGCTGAGGATATTGAGAATAGTAGCGAGGAGACCGAGTCCCAGGAGGACGAGAATGAGAGTAATGAGGATCAGGATGAGGGCAACACTAGTAGCGAGGAGCAGGAGGCCAACCAGCAGGACAACAAGATCGAGCAGAGCTCTGCGGCGGGCGCAGCTGCTGTGACGTCGACAACAACCGCCAAAACCACGACAACCACTGTGCGGACGACAACAACCACTGTAAGGCCCAAGTCAAAGAAGTCCTTTGGCTATCTCCATCGCAGCCTTCCCGAACGACAGTGGACTGGTCCCGATAATGGTGTGCTGGTCACGACGCGCATCAGCAGCAgcgtcagcagcagcagcagcagcggcagtgGCAACACCAACGATGACCCCACAGCAACATCAACTCCCAAACCCAGAACAACAACCACACAAACACCGAACCTATTCCAATTGTATACACACGAACTACGCAAACAAATCGAATACTATTTACACATGCTACAGACACAACAACATGCTACCAAATTGCAACCagaacaacagcaacagcagtcACAACAACAACAGTCGATAGTTGAAATCCCTTTGGTACAAAAACGCCTTACAAATTATAGTGtaaccagcagcagcagcagcagcagcaacaacaacgggGCAAAACAACAGCCGCCGAACAAGGATGAGAACCAgagacagcagcagcagcagcagcagcaacatctccaggagcagcagcaactccaGGATGGGCTGCCCGATGAGGAGAACGAGGCGACTGCCGGCATTCAGAGCAATGAAGCGATTGAGCGGCAAAAAC TGGTTAACTGGAAGCTGTTTCCGTTCTAG
- the sona gene encoding A disintegrin and metalloproteinase with thrombospondin motifs like isoform X4: MSSTLVLITALLLASTICQALPDLHKQMSPEQLQSVFHVDTHDAVPHYELVQLLHHENHNYNHQRRRRSIGERVKVNAAPPPHHVKKDLSKNAYYSELKHEAMSSGGNHLFGPEVSAIKSHNVSFSAFGQHLNLSLRATQGLFKGAPHQLRMWTVGSEPNATHGLDLQEIAHEEHHRNDVGEVFQDEKNMAAILMRRHMETGDLIMEGSIGHDLVIKPLPHELSPNPEESHHIIYKREASAAEDQLSDFAFMEPDDLLASEKLERLQRRQRRSRRSAPSSPDFEDLNDEDEGALETEPQVSESRTRSRRQAPYIIYPEVLVIVDYDGYRLHGGDNLQVKRYFISFWNGVDLRYRLLKGPRIRISIAGIIISRGRDATPYLERNRVGRDAIDSAAALTDMGKYLFRERRLPVYDIAVAITKYDMCRRRKGGRCTKGTAGFAYVGGACVVNKRLEKVNSVAIIEDTGGFSGIIVAAHEVGHLLGAVHDGSPPPSYLGGPGAQRCRWEDGYIMSDLRHTERGFRWSACTVQSFHHFLNGDTATCLHNAPHEDSALGRSLPGTLLSLDAQCRRDRGTYACFKDERVCAQLFCFDAQTGYCVAYRPAAEGSACGNGYHCLDGRCTPLPSNIIPDYGHNYRLVYNQINNKKDSAEDIENSSEETESQEDENESNEDQDEGNTSSEEQEANQQDNKIEQSSAAGAAAVTSTTTAKTTTTTVRTTTTTVRPKSKKSFGYLHRSLPERQWTGPDNGVLVTTRISSSVSSSSSSGSGNTNDDPTATSTPKPRTTTTQTPNLFQLYTHELRKQIEYYLHMLQTQQHATKLQPEQQQQQSQQQQSIVEIPLVQKRLTNYSVTSSSSSSSNNNGAKQQPPNKDENQRQQQQQQQQHLQEQQQLQDGLPDEENEATAGIQSNEAIERQKLVNWKLFPF, from the exons TTGCACAAACAAATGTCGCCGGAGCAGCTGCAGTCAGTCTTCCACGTGGACACCCACGATGCAGTGCCGCACTATGAGCTCGTTCAGCTGTTGCACCATGAAAACCACAACTACAACCaccagcggcggcggcggagcATCGGCGAGAGGGTAAAGGTCAACGCCGCACCGCCGCCCCACCACGTGAAAAAGGATCTCAGCAAGAATGCCTACTACAGCGAGCTGAAGCACGAGGCCATGTCCTCGGGCGGCAATCACCTGTTCGGACCGGAAGTGAGTGCCATCAAGTCGCACAACGTGTCCTTCAGCGCCTTCGGCCAGCACCTGAACCTCAGCCTGCGCGCCACCCAAGGACTCTTCAAAGGCGCGCCCCATCAGTTGCGCATGTGGACGGTGGGCAGCGAGCCCAACGCCACCCACGGACTGGACCTCCAGGAAATCGCCCACGAAGAG CATCACAGGAACGACGTGGGGGAAGTCTTTCAGGATGAGAAGAATATGGCTGCGATCTTGATGCGGCGCCACATGGAAACTGGCGACCTGATAATG GAGGGTAGTATCGGTCATGATCTGGTGATTAAGCCCCTGCCACACGAACTGAGTCCCAATCCCGAGGAGTCCCACCACATCATCTACAAACGGGAGGCCTCCGCTGCAGAAGACCAACTGAGTGACTTTG CCTTCATGGAACCTGATGATCTGCTGGCCAGCGAAAAGCTCGAGAGGTTGCAGCGCCGTCAGCGTCGCAGTCGACGCAGTGCGCCCAGTAGTCCCGACTTCGAGGATCTCAACGACGAGGACGAAGGAGCCCTGGAGACGGAACCCCAAGTCTCGGAATCCCGGACTCGATCCCGCCGCCAGGCCCCGTACATCATCTATCCCGAGGTCTTGGTTATCGTCGATTACGATGGCTATCGGCTGCATGGCGGCGATAATTTGCAG GTTAAGCGATACTTCATCTCGTTCTGGAACGGAGTGGATCTGCGCTATCGCCTGCTTAAGGGTCCAAGAATACGTATCAGCATTGCCGGCATTATCATTTCGAGG GGTCGTGATGCTACTCCCTATCTGGAACGTAATCGAGTGGGTCGGGATGCCATCGATTCGGCTGCTGCTCTCACGGACATGGGAAAATATCTGTTCCGCGAACGAAGACTGCCGGTCTACGATATTGCCGTTGCCATAACCAA GTATGATATGTGTCGCAGGCGTAAAGGAGGTCGTTGCACCAAGGGCACAGCGG GCTTCGCTTACGTCGGTGGCGCATGCGTGGTGAACAAGCGACTGGAAAAGGTGAACAGCGTGGCCATCATCGAAGATACCGGCGGTTTCAGCGGCATTATCGTGGCTGCCCATGAGGTCGGACATCT GTTGGGAGCGGTGCATGACGGTTCGCCACCGCCCAGTTACTTGGGTGGACCAGGAGCCCAGCGGTGTCGCTGGGAGGATGGCTACATCATGTCCGATCTGCGTCACACGGAGCGGGGTTTCAGATGGTCCGCCTGCACGGTGCAGAGCTTCCACCACTTCCTGAA TGGAGATACGGCCACCTGCCTGCACAATGCCCCGCACGAGGACAGCGCCCTGGGTAGATCCTTGCCGGGAACCCTGCTCTCGCTAGACGCCCAGTGCCGCAGGGATCGGGGAACATATGCCTGTTTCAAAGACGAGCGAGTGTGTGCCCAGCTCTTCTGCTTCGACGCCCAGACGGGATACTGCGTGGCCTACAGACCTGCGGCAGAGGGTTCGGCCTGCGGTAATGGATAC CACTGTCTGGATGGTCGATGCACACCACTGCCCTCGAATATCATTCCCGATTACGGACACAACTATCGTTTGGTCTACAA TCAAATCAACAACAAGAAAGATTCTGCTGAGGATATTGAGAATAGTAGCGAGGAGACCGAGTCCCAGGAGGACGAGAATGAGAGTAATGAGGATCAGGATGAGGGCAACACTAGTAGCGAGGAGCAGGAGGCCAACCAGCAGGACAACAAGATCGAGCAGAGCTCTGCGGCGGGCGCAGCTGCTGTGACGTCGACAACAACCGCCAAAACCACGACAACCACTGTGCGGACGACAACAACCACTGTAAGGCCCAAGTCAAAGAAGTCCTTTGGCTATCTCCATCGCAGCCTTCCCGAACGACAGTGGACTGGTCCCGATAATGGTGTGCTGGTCACGACGCGCATCAGCAGCAgcgtcagcagcagcagcagcagcggcagtgGCAACACCAACGATGACCCCACAGCAACATCAACTCCCAAACCCAGAACAACAACCACACAAACACCGAACCTATTCCAATTGTATACACACGAACTACGCAAACAAATCGAATACTATTTACACATGCTACAGACACAACAACATGCTACCAAATTGCAACCagaacaacagcaacagcagtcACAACAACAACAGTCGATAGTTGAAATCCCTTTGGTACAAAAACGCCTTACAAATTATAGTGtaaccagcagcagcagcagcagcagcaacaacaacgggGCAAAACAACAGCCGCCGAACAAGGATGAGAACCAgagacagcagcagcagcagcagcagcaacatctccaggagcagcagcaactccaGGATGGGCTGCCCGATGAGGAGAACGAGGCGACTGCCGGCATTCAGAGCAATGAAGCGATTGAGCGGCAAAAAC TGGTTAACTGGAAGCTGTTTCCGTTCTAG
- the sona gene encoding A disintegrin and metalloproteinase with thrombospondin motifs like isoform X8: protein MSSTLVLITALLLASTICQALPDLHKQMSPEQLQSVFHVDTHDAVPHYELVQLLHHENHNYNHQRRRRSIGERVKVNAAPPPHHVKKDLSKNAYYSELKHEAMSSGGNHLFGPEVSAIKSHNVSFSAFGQHLNLSLRATQGLFKGAPHQLRMWTVGSEPNATHGLDLQEIAHEEHHRNDVGEVFQDEKNMAAILMRRHMETGDLIMEGSIGHDLVIKPLPHELSPNPEESHHIIYKREASAAEDQLSDFAFMEPDDLLASEKLERLQRRQRRSRRSAPSSPDFEDLNDEDEGALETEPQVSESRTRSRRQAPYIIYPEVLVIVDYDGYRLHGGDNLQVKRYFISFWNGVDLRYRLLKGPRIRISIAGIIISRGRDATPYLERNRVGRDAIDSAAALTDMGKYLFRERRLPVYDIAVAITKLDMCRRTSAYGECNRGTAGFAYVGGACVVNKRLEKVNSVAIIEDTGGFSGIIVAAHEVGHLLGAVHDGSPPPSYLGGPGAQRCRWEDGYIMSDLRHTERGFRWSACTVQSFHHFLNGDTATCLHNAPHEDSALGRSLPGTLLSLDAQCRRDRGTYACFKDERVCAQLFCFDAQTGYCVAYRPAAEGSACGNGYHCLDGRCTPLPSNIIPDYGHNYRLVYNVTSSSSSSSNNNGAKQQPPNKDENQRQQQQQQQQHLQEQQQLQDGLPDEENEATAGIQSNEAIERQKLVNWKLFPF, encoded by the exons TTGCACAAACAAATGTCGCCGGAGCAGCTGCAGTCAGTCTTCCACGTGGACACCCACGATGCAGTGCCGCACTATGAGCTCGTTCAGCTGTTGCACCATGAAAACCACAACTACAACCaccagcggcggcggcggagcATCGGCGAGAGGGTAAAGGTCAACGCCGCACCGCCGCCCCACCACGTGAAAAAGGATCTCAGCAAGAATGCCTACTACAGCGAGCTGAAGCACGAGGCCATGTCCTCGGGCGGCAATCACCTGTTCGGACCGGAAGTGAGTGCCATCAAGTCGCACAACGTGTCCTTCAGCGCCTTCGGCCAGCACCTGAACCTCAGCCTGCGCGCCACCCAAGGACTCTTCAAAGGCGCGCCCCATCAGTTGCGCATGTGGACGGTGGGCAGCGAGCCCAACGCCACCCACGGACTGGACCTCCAGGAAATCGCCCACGAAGAG CATCACAGGAACGACGTGGGGGAAGTCTTTCAGGATGAGAAGAATATGGCTGCGATCTTGATGCGGCGCCACATGGAAACTGGCGACCTGATAATG GAGGGTAGTATCGGTCATGATCTGGTGATTAAGCCCCTGCCACACGAACTGAGTCCCAATCCCGAGGAGTCCCACCACATCATCTACAAACGGGAGGCCTCCGCTGCAGAAGACCAACTGAGTGACTTTG CCTTCATGGAACCTGATGATCTGCTGGCCAGCGAAAAGCTCGAGAGGTTGCAGCGCCGTCAGCGTCGCAGTCGACGCAGTGCGCCCAGTAGTCCCGACTTCGAGGATCTCAACGACGAGGACGAAGGAGCCCTGGAGACGGAACCCCAAGTCTCGGAATCCCGGACTCGATCCCGCCGCCAGGCCCCGTACATCATCTATCCCGAGGTCTTGGTTATCGTCGATTACGATGGCTATCGGCTGCATGGCGGCGATAATTTGCAG GTTAAGCGATACTTCATCTCGTTCTGGAACGGAGTGGATCTGCGCTATCGCCTGCTTAAGGGTCCAAGAATACGTATCAGCATTGCCGGCATTATCATTTCGAGG GGTCGTGATGCTACTCCCTATCTGGAACGTAATCGAGTGGGTCGGGATGCCATCGATTCGGCTGCTGCTCTCACGGACATGGGAAAATATCTGTTCCGCGAACGAAGACTGCCGGTCTACGATATTGCCGTTGCCATAACCAA ACTCGATATGTGCCGTCGCACCTCCGCTTATGGTGAATGTAATCGCGGTACCGCAG GCTTCGCTTACGTCGGTGGCGCATGCGTGGTGAACAAGCGACTGGAAAAGGTGAACAGCGTGGCCATCATCGAAGATACCGGCGGTTTCAGCGGCATTATCGTGGCTGCCCATGAGGTCGGACATCT GTTGGGAGCGGTGCATGACGGTTCGCCACCGCCCAGTTACTTGGGTGGACCAGGAGCCCAGCGGTGTCGCTGGGAGGATGGCTACATCATGTCCGATCTGCGTCACACGGAGCGGGGTTTCAGATGGTCCGCCTGCACGGTGCAGAGCTTCCACCACTTCCTGAA TGGAGATACGGCCACCTGCCTGCACAATGCCCCGCACGAGGACAGCGCCCTGGGTAGATCCTTGCCGGGAACCCTGCTCTCGCTAGACGCCCAGTGCCGCAGGGATCGGGGAACATATGCCTGTTTCAAAGACGAGCGAGTGTGTGCCCAGCTCTTCTGCTTCGACGCCCAGACGGGATACTGCGTGGCCTACAGACCTGCGGCAGAGGGTTCGGCCTGCGGTAATGGATAC CACTGTCTGGATGGTCGATGCACACCACTGCCCTCGAATATCATTCCCGATTACGGACACAACTATCGTTTGGTCTACAA TGtaaccagcagcagcagcagcagcagcaacaacaacgggGCAAAACAACAGCCGCCGAACAAGGATGAGAACCAgagacagcagcagcagcagcagcagcaacatctccaggagcagcagcaactccaGGATGGGCTGCCCGATGAGGAGAACGAGGCGACTGCCGGCATTCAGAGCAATGAAGCGATTGAGCGGCAAAAAC TGGTTAACTGGAAGCTGTTTCCGTTCTAG
- the sona gene encoding A disintegrin and metalloproteinase with thrombospondin motifs like isoform X9, whose protein sequence is MSSTLVLITALLLASTICQALPDLHKQMSPEQLQSVFHVDTHDAVPHYELVQLLHHENHNYNHQRRRRSIGERVKVNAAPPPHHVKKDLSKNAYYSELKHEAMSSGGNHLFGPEVSAIKSHNVSFSAFGQHLNLSLRATQGLFKGAPHQLRMWTVGSEPNATHGLDLQEIAHEEHHRNDVGEVFQDEKNMAAILMRRHMETGDLIMEGSIGHDLVIKPLPHELSPNPEESHHIIYKREASAAEDQLSDFAFMEPDDLLASEKLERLQRRQRRSRRSAPSSPDFEDLNDEDEGALETEPQVSESRTRSRRQAPYIIYPEVLVIVDYDGYRLHGGDNLQVKRYFISFWNGVDLRYRLLKGPRIRISIAGIIISRGRDATPYLERNRVGRDAIDSAAALTDMGKYLFRERRLPVYDIAVAITKLDMCRRTSAYGECNRGTAGFAYVGGACVVNKRLEKVNSVAIIEDTGGFSGIIVAAHEVGHLLGAVHDGSPPPSYLGGPGAQRCRWEDGYIMSDLRHTERGFRWSACTVQSFHHFLNGDTATCLHNAPHEDSALGRSLPGTLLSLDAQCRRDRGTYACFKDERVCAQLFCFDAQTGYCVAYRPAAEGSACGNGYHCLDGRCTPLPSNIIPDYGHNYRLVYNG, encoded by the exons TTGCACAAACAAATGTCGCCGGAGCAGCTGCAGTCAGTCTTCCACGTGGACACCCACGATGCAGTGCCGCACTATGAGCTCGTTCAGCTGTTGCACCATGAAAACCACAACTACAACCaccagcggcggcggcggagcATCGGCGAGAGGGTAAAGGTCAACGCCGCACCGCCGCCCCACCACGTGAAAAAGGATCTCAGCAAGAATGCCTACTACAGCGAGCTGAAGCACGAGGCCATGTCCTCGGGCGGCAATCACCTGTTCGGACCGGAAGTGAGTGCCATCAAGTCGCACAACGTGTCCTTCAGCGCCTTCGGCCAGCACCTGAACCTCAGCCTGCGCGCCACCCAAGGACTCTTCAAAGGCGCGCCCCATCAGTTGCGCATGTGGACGGTGGGCAGCGAGCCCAACGCCACCCACGGACTGGACCTCCAGGAAATCGCCCACGAAGAG CATCACAGGAACGACGTGGGGGAAGTCTTTCAGGATGAGAAGAATATGGCTGCGATCTTGATGCGGCGCCACATGGAAACTGGCGACCTGATAATG GAGGGTAGTATCGGTCATGATCTGGTGATTAAGCCCCTGCCACACGAACTGAGTCCCAATCCCGAGGAGTCCCACCACATCATCTACAAACGGGAGGCCTCCGCTGCAGAAGACCAACTGAGTGACTTTG CCTTCATGGAACCTGATGATCTGCTGGCCAGCGAAAAGCTCGAGAGGTTGCAGCGCCGTCAGCGTCGCAGTCGACGCAGTGCGCCCAGTAGTCCCGACTTCGAGGATCTCAACGACGAGGACGAAGGAGCCCTGGAGACGGAACCCCAAGTCTCGGAATCCCGGACTCGATCCCGCCGCCAGGCCCCGTACATCATCTATCCCGAGGTCTTGGTTATCGTCGATTACGATGGCTATCGGCTGCATGGCGGCGATAATTTGCAG GTTAAGCGATACTTCATCTCGTTCTGGAACGGAGTGGATCTGCGCTATCGCCTGCTTAAGGGTCCAAGAATACGTATCAGCATTGCCGGCATTATCATTTCGAGG GGTCGTGATGCTACTCCCTATCTGGAACGTAATCGAGTGGGTCGGGATGCCATCGATTCGGCTGCTGCTCTCACGGACATGGGAAAATATCTGTTCCGCGAACGAAGACTGCCGGTCTACGATATTGCCGTTGCCATAACCAA ACTCGATATGTGCCGTCGCACCTCCGCTTATGGTGAATGTAATCGCGGTACCGCAG GCTTCGCTTACGTCGGTGGCGCATGCGTGGTGAACAAGCGACTGGAAAAGGTGAACAGCGTGGCCATCATCGAAGATACCGGCGGTTTCAGCGGCATTATCGTGGCTGCCCATGAGGTCGGACATCT GTTGGGAGCGGTGCATGACGGTTCGCCACCGCCCAGTTACTTGGGTGGACCAGGAGCCCAGCGGTGTCGCTGGGAGGATGGCTACATCATGTCCGATCTGCGTCACACGGAGCGGGGTTTCAGATGGTCCGCCTGCACGGTGCAGAGCTTCCACCACTTCCTGAA TGGAGATACGGCCACCTGCCTGCACAATGCCCCGCACGAGGACAGCGCCCTGGGTAGATCCTTGCCGGGAACCCTGCTCTCGCTAGACGCCCAGTGCCGCAGGGATCGGGGAACATATGCCTGTTTCAAAGACGAGCGAGTGTGTGCCCAGCTCTTCTGCTTCGACGCCCAGACGGGATACTGCGTGGCCTACAGACCTGCGGCAGAGGGTTCGGCCTGCGGTAATGGATAC CACTGTCTGGATGGTCGATGCACACCACTGCCCTCGAATATCATTCCCGATTACGGACACAACTATCGTTTGGTCTACAA TGGTTAA